Genomic window (Bacillus pumilus):
ACAAGCTCTTGTATATCTTCTCTATTCTCTCAAATTCATCACGTAAATCACTATCTATCATCAGGTCTTCCCGTAATCACTTTTAGAAACTCGATAAATGAACGACCTGATTCAATGAGTTGATATAAAAACTCTTTAAAGTCGGCCATCAATAGCTTATTTTCCAGTGATAACATAATCTCTCGATCGGATTTTCTCTCCAACTGTATTCCTAGGGGTAAACTTGGATAATAAACCTTTCCGTACCCTTTTTCCATAAGTCTTCTTTCGTAGCAACTGATGTACATGATCTTTAAATAAAAAAAGCATACCCGCACCCAGGTACACTCTTTCATCATACATTCATACCTACTTTTGCTGATCAGATTCTTTCGCCATTTTTCGAATAAAGGCTTCGATGGATTCAACAAATAAGGCATATTCTTTCATTTGTTTATACGTATCTGACAGCTTCTCTTTTAATTCTTCCTGCTCTAGAGAAGGTTCACCGAGAATAGATTGGACTTGAATGAGCAATTCTTTATATTCTTCACGTTTATCTTCAACATGATCTGCCATTGTCTCCAAGCGTTTTCTAGTCGTCGGCTGCTGTTTTGAATTCAAGTAAACAACCCCTTTTTGTCCTATCGCATTTGGATAAACGTCAGCCTCAGCTGTATATATTTTAAAATGATACCATAATTCCACTTATGATCATATATGTAAAACGTCATCAAACCGCATCCGGCCACCCTTGTATATACATGATATAGACCCTAAGATACAGGCTGAATTCACTAGAAAAAAGCAGATCAATGACCTGCTTCTGTTTGTAAATGCCATGTCTTCAGTTTCAGCTTTGTTTCATTTCTCCCACTGATCGAGATTGATTTATTTCCCGGGGAAGGAAAGTAACGTGCGGTAAATACTTCTCGGCCCCCATTTACAAAAATCTCAATCGACGATGCATCAATAAAGATATGAAGATCGTGTAATTCCTCTATTGCTACTTCTCGAACTTCTTTTGTTCGATCTTCAAATCGATCTCGCTCTAATGTCAGTTTGCCCTCATCTTTATCATAAATGATACGGGCTGCCGCACGAATACAGCATTCAAACCCTTTTTGTGTGTCAATTTGATCAATGAATACCTCTGCGCTCGTCATATCATCTATAGGAATAGATTGAACGGAGCGTTTGATATGGAAAACATGCTCTTGTTCATTACTCCTCAGTGCTTGGAGCTCAGTGACTGGCTTTTGAATCAGATGTCCGTCATCATCTAAATGGAGCTCTCTCGGGATCGTGAGGCAGTGAATCCATTGATATGAAATCGTTGGATGATGCTCTTCTCCTTGATCAGGCACTCCCATCCATCCAATTAAAAGACGTCTGCCTGACTCGTCTAAAAAGGTTTGCTGCGCATAGAAGTCAAAACCGCGATCCAGCTCCTCAAACGCTCCATGTGTATATTGATAGGTATGATCATTTAATCTCCCAACAAAATAGCCGGATTGATGGGTATTCTGATATTTTAAGCCCTCCGGCTCGAGTCCTTGCGGTGACACAATCAATACATCCCGGCCATCTAATTCAAATAGATCTGGACATTCCCACATATAGCCGAAATCCTCTAATCCATTTTTTCCACTGCCTGCAATGATGCCTTGAAACGTCCAACCGTCTAAAGTATCAGAGGTAAACAAGACGAGATTCCCTTTCAGATCAAGACTTTGTGCACCAAGAACCATGTACCATTGGCCATTTCGCTTCCATACTTTCGGATCACGAAAATGAGCGGTGAATCCTTCTGGCAGCGTCGCCACGACACCTTTTTTCTGAAAATGAATGCCATCCTCTGAAACAGCTAAACATTGATATGTCTCACGGTTCCCTTCTTCATCGCGAACGTTTCCAGTGTACATCACATACATATGTCCATCGTCTATGAATGCACTGCCAGAATAACAGCCGTTTTGATCAAACCAATCACTTGGAGCAAGGGCGGCTTCCTCGTGCTGCCAATTTACTAGATCTACCGAAGTGTAATGTCCCCAAAATTTTGCGCCATGTCCTGTTTTGAATGGCTGCCACTGATAAAAAACATGGTACACCCCATTCCACTGAATTAAACCATTCGGGTCATTTAAAAGACCGACTGGCGGCATTAAATGAAAATGCTGGCGGTACACATCTTTGTTCACCAAATGCTCATAGTTTCGAATACGTTCTGCTACCTTTTGACGAAGTGCTGCATCAATTGTTGTCATGACTGTGATCTCTCCTTGATTATTTTTCGACTTCTTTTACTTTAAAAATGATAGTGAGAGTAAATGAAACAGCAACAGCTATTAACATACCAATAACATAATTTACCACATTTTGTAAACCGAATGGCGCTGCAATGGCAATCATCGGAATACCCGTTAAGCCATAAGCGTTGGCTGCTACCTTCGTGAAGACAACAAATGCCCCGCCTAAAGCGCCTCCAATCATCGCAGCAATAAACGGTTTACGATAGCGGAGGTTGACACCGAATATGACAGGCTCGGTAATTCCTAGGAAAGCTGAAAAAGCTGCAGGAAGTGCGATTTCTTTTGTTTTCGCACGTTTCGCTAAGAAAAAGACAGCCAATCCCGCCCCGCCTTGTGCTACATTGGACATCGCCCAAATTGGCAGCAAATAGTTCCTTCCAATATCATTCAGCAACCCTGCTTCAATCGCATGGAAGCTATGATGAACCCCTGTCAGCACAATGAGAGAGTAGGCACCTCCGAAAATGAGTCCTGCTAAGAATCCTGCATGATCATAAATAAATGTCAGTGCATTCGAAATTCCTGTACCGAGCATTCTTCCAAGCGGTCCGACTGCAATAAATGTCACAAATCCAGTCACAATGACCGTCACAAACGGGGTCACAAGTAAATCAATACTGTTCGGAACCACTTTTCTTAAATTCTTTTCAACAAGACACATGATGTATACCGTCAATAAGACTGGAATGACGGTTCCTTGGTAACCAAGAAGGGCAATATCAAAATTGAATAGATGCATATATTCTGGTTTCGCATCCGTTAGGCCCCACGGGTTGAGCAGGTTCGGGTGAATCATGATCCCACCAATTACAGCTCCTAAATAAGGATTTCCACCAAACTCTTTCGCTGCACTGACCCCAATTAAAATCGGTAAAATGATAAAGGCTGCGCTTGAGAACATATCAAGCATTTGAAAGATCGCGGAGCTTGGGTCAACCCATTTGAAGGCTTTCATCATACCTAGTAGTCCCATTAATAAACCGCTCGCAACAATTGCAGGAATGATCGGTACAAAAATATTTGATAACGTCTTGGCAAAACGTGCAAGGGGATTCATTTTTTGTTTCACCGCTTCATCATGGCTGACAGGTTTTTGATTCTCGTCGTCTGCCTCAAGACCGGTCTCACGAGCAAAAGGCTCATACACTTTGTTAACAGAGCCTGTTCCAAATATGATCTGGAATTGACCCGAGCTTGAGAAGGCCCCCTTCACACCCTCAAGTTCTTCAATGGCATCTTTATCAATCAACGCCTCGTCTTTCATCACCAATCGGAGTCGTGTGGCACAATGCGTAGCACTGATGACATTTTCTTTGCCACCTAATAATGTTGTTAATTCTTTTGCTGTTTTTTGATAATCCATGTTGTCTCCCCCTTTTTTAAAGCAAAAAAGACCTAAAATTCACCAACGAGCAAAGGACATATATGTCCCCTCGTTACGCAAATTTTAGGTCTTGCCTGCCTGACAGTCACAATCCCACCATATTGAATTTTGATTACGCTTTCATCATAGTATATGAGCGTGACCTGCGTCAACCTCTTTTTTCGAATCAAAGGACCCATATACACTAATTAAAGTAGTGTGCATAAAAAAAAGCCTGCATGCAGGCATCATCATTTTAAACCAATTCGGCATCCTGCAGACGCTGGACATGCAGCGTGATGTAGCCGATCTCCGATTCAGGGAGATGAAGTCCGTATTCATTTTTTAACAAATCAGCAAGTCCAAGTGCACACCGGTAAGCCGAATCATACTTTGTTTGGATAAAACTCAGCATATCATCGTCCATGATTTGAAATGCCTCATTCGATTCCAACCTGCCTAATGCATACCTCAAATGTGTCACAAGCCGCTGATAGGAAATACTATCCTCATCAATTGAATGCTGAAAATAGCTTTCTATATGCTCAACCATTTCTTTGATCATCGTTGTATATTTCACGGTCTTTTTCATAGACTCCGTATTCATTTTGGCCGTATGAATATGAAGAGCCACATACCCTGCCTCATCGTCCGGCAGTTCAACCCCAAGCCGATCCTTTACATAACGAATGGCATACTTTCCAATATCATATTCCTGCTTATATAAGACTTTGATCTCACCAAGCAATTTATTATAGAGCACAATGCCTTTTTGAAGACGCTCAATGGCAAAGGATAAATGGTCAGTCAGTGATATGTGGATATGATCACTGAGTGGCATCATCAGTTCTCCCTCTGCATAGCTGATGATATGCTCTGCCACCTCAATATGCGCCTCTGGCAATGTCGCAAGAATTTGTTTGAATTTCTCATTTTCTTCACGCACAACAAAGATTTTCTCTATTTTTTGAACGGGAACGACGTCATTTTTCCCCTTCTGAAAAGCAATTCCAGGCCCCATCACAATTTTCTCCTGATCACCTTCCTTCACAACCACTGCATTGTTATTCAAGATTTTATATATCTTCAAGGGGTATCCTCTCCCACCAGATAACGTTTCTTATGTGGGATTTTACCCTGTTTCAAGTCTCATGTAAAGGTAATAGCGGACCAGCACGCGCCTCTCTCGCCGTCTTCTCATCGAGCATTATTAGGCTTTTCTGAAACGCTTTTTCTGTCCTGCGCTTCTTCTTCTTTTCTTCTACCAGCTTCTCTAGCTCTCTCTCTTTCACGACTTGAAAGAACCCATCATCCACTGCGGCTGCTTGAAAACGCTGCTGCTTCATCATCACACCAGGATTCACAAGCACATTCATCATAAAACCAAACCACACACTCAACCAGTTTTTGAAGCTCTTCACTGAACATCCCTCCGCTTTTCTTAGAATCTATCAGTTCTAGCAAAACAACTGATCCTATCATATCCCGAGAAAACAGAGAGGTTTGTCACAATCTGGGTGAAAAAACAAACTAGTTTTCAGAAGTTTTGTTGAAAAGTGCAGAAGATCATCACGTACAATGATGTTTGAATAAAAATTTTATACACACTCTATCCAAAAGATAAGCACACCTTATCAACAGGGTTTATCCACATATCAACATCCCTTTACTAGATTTTGTGTATGTGATTTTTTTATTTTCCATATATGTATCTAAATAATTGAGTTATCAACAGCTATTTGTGCATAAGTGAGACTTTATAAACAAAATAGGTCTTTGTAACTATGTAAAATAAGACCATTTTAGTAAAGGAATTGTTTTCATCGTATTGAATACTTAATAACGGGCAGTGAATCTTTCCTATTTATCCACAAAAAGAAAGGCTATCTCCCTAAAAACACAGCTAGAAAGGGGAAAATTAATGAAAAAGGTAATCTCTCGTGCTTCTGTTCTATTGTTCTCCACTATTTTTATTTTATCCACATTCTTTACAGGTCAACAGGCTGCTGCCGCTCCATCGAACAAACAGGTGGAATTGGAAAAAGCAGAAATCTTCGGTGAAATCAATGTCAATTCTAGAAAACATACCACTGTCATTGTTGAATTAAAGGAAAAATCCTTAGTTGAAGCTAAGCAAAAAGGCAAAGCACAAACGAAGGCCTCCCTCAAAAAATCTCGAACAAAAATAAAAAATGCAGCACTCAAAGAAATAGATAAAGCGAGTGTTCGTCAAGAATATGAAAAAGTCTTCTCTGGTTTCTCTATGAAACTTCCTGCAAACGAAATTCCGAAGCTGCTCGCAGTGGACGGAGTAAAAGCTGTTTATCCGGATGTTACATATAAAACAGATGAAGTGAAAAAGGAAAGTGTTCAGCTTCCAAATGAAGATGTCTCCCCTCTTATGGATAAAAGTGCTCCATTT
Coding sequences:
- a CDS encoding PRD domain-containing protein, with the translated sequence MKIYKILNNNAVVVKEGDQEKIVMGPGIAFQKGKNDVVPVQKIEKIFVVREENEKFKQILATLPEAHIEVAEHIISYAEGELMMPLSDHIHISLTDHLSFAIERLQKGIVLYNKLLGEIKVLYKQEYDIGKYAIRYVKDRLGVELPDDEAGYVALHIHTAKMNTESMKKTVKYTTMIKEMVEHIESYFQHSIDEDSISYQRLVTHLRYALGRLESNEAFQIMDDDMLSFIQTKYDSAYRCALGLADLLKNEYGLHLPESEIGYITLHVQRLQDAELV
- a CDS encoding sucrose-6-phosphate hydrolase — encoded protein: MTTIDAALRQKVAERIRNYEHLVNKDVYRQHFHLMPPVGLLNDPNGLIQWNGVYHVFYQWQPFKTGHGAKFWGHYTSVDLVNWQHEEAALAPSDWFDQNGCYSGSAFIDDGHMYVMYTGNVRDEEGNRETYQCLAVSEDGIHFQKKGVVATLPEGFTAHFRDPKVWKRNGQWYMVLGAQSLDLKGNLVLFTSDTLDGWTFQGIIAGSGKNGLEDFGYMWECPDLFELDGRDVLIVSPQGLEPEGLKYQNTHQSGYFVGRLNDHTYQYTHGAFEELDRGFDFYAQQTFLDESGRRLLIGWMGVPDQGEEHHPTISYQWIHCLTIPRELHLDDDGHLIQKPVTELQALRSNEQEHVFHIKRSVQSIPIDDMTSAEVFIDQIDTQKGFECCIRAAARIIYDKDEGKLTLERDRFEDRTKEVREVAIEELHDLHIFIDASSIEIFVNGGREVFTARYFPSPGNKSISISGRNETKLKLKTWHLQTEAGH
- a CDS encoding sucrose-specific PTS transporter subunit IIBC, whose protein sequence is MDYQKTAKELTTLLGGKENVISATHCATRLRLVMKDEALIDKDAIEELEGVKGAFSSSGQFQIIFGTGSVNKVYEPFARETGLEADDENQKPVSHDEAVKQKMNPLARFAKTLSNIFVPIIPAIVASGLLMGLLGMMKAFKWVDPSSAIFQMLDMFSSAAFIILPILIGVSAAKEFGGNPYLGAVIGGIMIHPNLLNPWGLTDAKPEYMHLFNFDIALLGYQGTVIPVLLTVYIMCLVEKNLRKVVPNSIDLLVTPFVTVIVTGFVTFIAVGPLGRMLGTGISNALTFIYDHAGFLAGLIFGGAYSLIVLTGVHHSFHAIEAGLLNDIGRNYLLPIWAMSNVAQGGAGLAVFFLAKRAKTKEIALPAAFSAFLGITEPVIFGVNLRYRKPFIAAMIGGALGGAFVVFTKVAANAYGLTGIPMIAIAAPFGLQNVVNYVIGMLIAVAVSFTLTIIFKVKEVEK